The DNA sequence AGCGCTTCGACCCCGACGGGCGCTTCCTCCACCGCTTCGTCCCCGAGCTGGAGGGCGTGACCGGCAAGGCCCTGCACGATCCGCGGCGACTGGGCGAGGTGGACCGCCAGGGGCGCGGCTACCCCACGATGATCGTCGATCCGAAGCCCACGCGGGAGCGGGCCATCGCCGCCTTCCGCGAGGCCAGCGGCTGACGCCGGCGCTTGCCGCCGTCCGGCGTGCCTCCTAATCTTCTGCGCACCCCTGCGAAGACCCGAACCGAGGTGAGATCATGACCAAGCTGTTCAGCGCGCTTTGCGCGGTCGTCCTGATCGCCGGCTGTGGCGGCGGATCCGGCAGCGAGACCGCCGAGCAGACCCAGGACGCGGCGAACACCGCCCACGAAGAGGCCATGGAGCAGACCCAGGACCAGGCGGCGCTGGTCGCGCCCGCATCCTACGAGGGTGCCGAGACCACCACCCTGACCGGCTCGCTCGGCTGCGGCCATTGCACCCATCAGGTCGGCACCAGCTGCTCGGCCGCCCTGCAGACCGCCGACGGGACCATCTACATCCTCGACGGCATGAGCGCCGGCGACGTGCCCTTCGACAAGCGTTTCGACGGAATCACGCTGAAGGTCGTGGGCAAGGTGGCCGAGAACCAGGGTACGAACTTCGTGAAGGTGGACTCGTTCGAAGAGGTGGGCTGACCCGTCATGCACCCCGGCGTGGCTCCCGAGATCCTGCGCACCCTGCGCAGACCGAACGTCGTCGCCGCGGTCGTCCTGGCCGCGGCGATCGCGTTCACCCTCCTCGACCGGCCGGTGATCCGCACCGTGAGCGACTGGCCGGCGGCGGTGCAGGTCCTCTTCACCTGGATCACCGAGCTGGGGCACTCCGCCAAGTACCTGTACGCGAGCGCTGCCGCCTTCCTGGTGTTCCGCTTCGTGGTGCGACGCCCGCGCTGGAGCCGTGCGGGTGCGCTGGTCTTCGGCGCGATCTTCGTGCCGGGCGTCCTGATCAACGTGCTCAAGGTGCTGATCGGCCGCGTCCGACCCCACCTGCTGCTCGAGGAACAGCAGTGGGGATTCGTGCCGATGACCTTCGACTACGACACCAGCTCGATGCCCTCGGGCCACTCGAGCACGATCTTCGGCCTGGCCCTGGCGCTGTCGGTGTTGTTCCCGCGGTGGCGGGTGCTGTGGTTCGCGCTGGCCGCCGTGGTCGCCCTGAGCCGCGTGATCACCGCGGCCCATTACCCGAGCGACGTGATCGTGGG is a window from the Candidatus Krumholzibacteriia bacterium genome containing:
- a CDS encoding phosphatase PAP2 family protein codes for the protein MHPGVAPEILRTLRRPNVVAAVVLAAAIAFTLLDRPVIRTVSDWPAAVQVLFTWITELGHSAKYLYASAAAFLVFRFVVRRPRWSRAGALVFGAIFVPGVLINVLKVLIGRVRPHLLLEEQQWGFVPMTFDYDTSSMPSGHSSTIFGLALALSVLFPRWRVLWFALAAVVALSRVITAAHYPSDVIVG